Proteins encoded together in one Prosthecobacter debontii window:
- a CDS encoding HPP family protein, with protein MQTWREWLGVELSEVSLKEKLISTLGGIASIWILITLGRWGLDGLGRHFVVGSMGATAVLLFAVPHGQLSQPWPVIAGHGFSALIGVLCAGWIPIPELAAAAAVGLAIGTMHQLKCIHPPGGATALTAVIGGPMIRELGFGFIVWPILINALWMVLLAILLNAAFRWRRYPAKWVRPKAAQPTAPTPQEPTHEEIVHALKSLDSFVDITEDDLLRLCQILSRRQTSQTSRKQPTDSRPNIHCTR; from the coding sequence ATGCAGACTTGGAGAGAATGGCTAGGCGTTGAACTCAGTGAGGTGAGTCTGAAGGAAAAGTTGATCTCCACCCTCGGAGGGATCGCCTCCATCTGGATTCTGATCACCCTTGGGCGTTGGGGACTGGATGGTCTCGGCCGCCACTTCGTCGTGGGCTCCATGGGAGCCACTGCGGTGCTCCTCTTCGCCGTGCCGCACGGTCAGCTCTCTCAGCCTTGGCCCGTCATTGCGGGGCATGGTTTCTCAGCCCTCATCGGGGTGCTCTGTGCAGGTTGGATCCCCATTCCCGAGCTGGCCGCAGCGGCGGCTGTCGGTCTAGCCATAGGCACCATGCATCAGCTCAAGTGCATCCACCCGCCCGGAGGAGCCACCGCACTCACCGCCGTCATCGGAGGCCCCATGATCCGCGAGCTGGGATTTGGCTTCATCGTCTGGCCCATTCTGATCAACGCCCTGTGGATGGTCCTCTTAGCCATCCTGTTGAATGCGGCCTTCCGCTGGCGGCGCTATCCCGCCAAATGGGTGCGGCCAAAAGCCGCTCAACCTACGGCTCCGACGCCTCAGGAACCCACCCACGAAGAGATCGTTCATGCCCTCAAGAGCCTCGACTCGTTTGTGGACATCACGGAAGACGATTTACTGCGTCTCTGCCAGATCTTATCGCGAAGGCAGACCTCTCAAACCTCGCGGAAGCAGCCGACCGATTCACGACCTAACATTCATTGCACACGCTGA
- a CDS encoding GreA/GreB family elongation factor, protein MNKILYYDRVHLRALQEAELPVDERELIIQIVPNYEADVLSGRISADAPLAKAVLHRRQGDVVTVRTRDQSIPMRILDVEKSRAAG, encoded by the coding sequence ATGAACAAGATTCTCTACTATGACCGAGTCCACCTGCGTGCTTTGCAGGAGGCGGAACTGCCTGTCGATGAACGGGAGCTCATCATCCAAATCGTGCCCAACTATGAAGCGGATGTCCTGAGCGGCCGCATCTCGGCTGACGCGCCTCTGGCAAAGGCTGTGCTGCATCGTCGCCAAGGCGATGTGGTGACGGTGCGCACCCGCGATCAGTCCATCCCCATGCGGATTCTCGATGTCGAAAAAAGCCGTGCAGCCGGTTAA
- a CDS encoding transporter has product MDPQTHSRRWLRRLSLTSCAALSFISALQAGTPALSGKAPTVPVEAVSWKEHTIAPVANPFFHEDAVIRSEIRPVFVYHNIDDEFLGGGNAQLYAMQIRYAITDRLAFIATQDGYFDIQNDAIANPEGWMDLALGFKYAVIDDEASQFILTPGFTFKIPTGDREVFQGRGGGEWDLFIAAQKGFGDFHLSSNLGVRLPNNTDENSTFLHYSMMADYYTCRWFIPFVAFNAYTVLDDGNNIGLDTEGYDVINFGSSEANGVTQGTLGVGFRSRILNNVDLGFAYEKAIIEPHGLTEDRFTVDVCIRF; this is encoded by the coding sequence ATGGACCCACAAACTCACTCCCGTCGTTGGTTGCGTCGTCTCAGTCTGACTTCATGCGCAGCCCTATCATTCATCAGTGCTCTTCAGGCTGGCACTCCGGCTCTCTCTGGCAAAGCGCCCACCGTGCCGGTGGAAGCGGTAAGCTGGAAAGAACACACGATCGCTCCAGTAGCCAACCCCTTCTTCCATGAAGATGCGGTTATCCGCTCGGAGATTCGTCCCGTCTTTGTCTATCATAACATCGACGATGAATTCCTCGGTGGCGGCAATGCCCAACTTTACGCCATGCAGATCCGCTATGCCATCACCGATCGCTTAGCCTTCATCGCTACTCAGGATGGCTACTTCGACATTCAGAACGATGCGATTGCCAATCCTGAAGGCTGGATGGATCTGGCCTTGGGCTTCAAATATGCAGTCATCGATGATGAAGCCAGCCAGTTCATCCTGACACCTGGGTTCACCTTCAAGATCCCGACCGGTGACCGTGAGGTTTTCCAAGGCCGCGGGGGTGGTGAGTGGGATCTGTTCATCGCAGCGCAGAAGGGTTTCGGAGACTTCCACCTCTCCAGCAACCTCGGCGTTCGCCTACCTAACAACACGGATGAAAACAGCACCTTCCTTCACTACAGCATGATGGCGGACTACTACACCTGCCGCTGGTTCATCCCCTTCGTAGCGTTCAACGCCTACACCGTGCTGGATGATGGTAACAACATCGGGCTAGATACCGAGGGATATGACGTCATCAACTTTGGCTCCAGTGAAGCCAATGGCGTGACCCAAGGCACCCTCGGTGTCGGCTTCCGCTCACGGATTCTGAACAATGTGGACCTCGGCTTTGCGTATGAAAAAGCCATCATCGAGCCCCACGGCCTGACCGAGGATCGCTTCACGGTGGATGTGTGCATCCGCTTCTGA
- a CDS encoding site-2 protease family protein — MKWSLKIATVAGTEVRIHFTFFILLLLVALQGMGGGHGASGAIEAILFVSSAFLCVLLHEFGHVFAARGYGIRTPDITLLPIGGVARLERMPRKPTHELVVAVCGPLVNVAIAAAIWLAIGIKGVLKPDLEFAQTGHFWENLMKWNLIMVVFNMVPAFPMDGGRVLRAFLAMFTDYGRATRWAATIGQGIALSVALWMILSGHFHPILMIIAFFIFMAAGQEAAAVTQDEATHGLRVRDAMMTEFHTLPQHATLRDAVDLLLSGSQQDFPMLDAGGNLLGVLSRNRLVSALSEHGPLHPAEEVLEICPDSVTSAVSLSEGLERLRATSCPMMPVVDANTGRLIGLLTAENVGEVLMIRAALRNRH; from the coding sequence ATGAAATGGTCCCTGAAAATTGCGACAGTGGCAGGCACGGAAGTTCGCATTCACTTCACGTTTTTCATTCTGCTGCTGCTGGTCGCTCTCCAGGGCATGGGCGGAGGCCATGGAGCTAGCGGTGCCATCGAAGCCATCCTCTTTGTCAGTTCGGCTTTCCTCTGTGTCCTGCTGCATGAGTTTGGGCATGTCTTTGCCGCTCGCGGTTATGGCATCCGCACGCCAGATATCACGCTCCTGCCGATTGGAGGCGTGGCCCGCCTGGAACGCATGCCGCGCAAGCCGACGCATGAGCTCGTCGTGGCGGTCTGTGGCCCTCTCGTGAATGTCGCCATCGCCGCCGCTATCTGGCTAGCCATCGGCATCAAGGGAGTGCTGAAACCCGACCTGGAGTTTGCACAAACCGGACACTTTTGGGAAAACCTCATGAAGTGGAATCTGATCATGGTGGTGTTTAACATGGTGCCCGCCTTCCCGATGGATGGAGGCCGTGTGCTGCGGGCCTTCCTGGCCATGTTCACCGACTACGGTCGTGCCACCCGTTGGGCGGCGACGATTGGCCAAGGCATCGCGCTCTCGGTCGCACTGTGGATGATTCTGTCGGGCCACTTCCACCCCATTCTCATGATCATCGCTTTCTTCATCTTCATGGCTGCGGGCCAGGAAGCCGCCGCCGTCACGCAAGACGAAGCCACTCATGGCCTGCGGGTGAGGGATGCCATGATGACGGAGTTTCATACCCTGCCCCAGCACGCCACACTGCGGGATGCCGTGGATCTGCTGCTGTCGGGTTCTCAGCAGGATTTCCCCATGCTGGATGCCGGGGGCAATCTGCTCGGCGTGCTGAGTCGCAATCGACTCGTATCCGCCCTCTCCGAGCACGGACCGCTGCACCCTGCCGAGGAGGTCTTGGAAATCTGCCCTGACTCCGTGACCAGCGCCGTCAGCCTGAGCGAAGGCCTGGAGCGCCTACGCGCCACGAGCTGCCCGATGATGCCCGTCGTGGATGCCAACACGGGCCGACTCATCGGACTGCTCACGGCCGAGAATGTCGGTGAGGTGCTGATGATCCGCGCCGCGTTGCGCAATCGGCATTGA
- a CDS encoding exodeoxyribonuclease III, with protein sequence MKLSTWNVNGIRASLNKGLREYLLSHDADVICLQETKAEEAQVDLSFLTGYQAIWNSAEKKGYSGTCILSRVPWKSPSLGMSLADHDREGRMITVEFPDFYLVTVYTPNSQAKLARLPYRLQWDEAFRAYLKGLEKKKPVLSCGDLNCAHKEIDLANPKSNRMNPGFSDEERASFTQHLEAGFLDVFREFDPSPGRYTWWTQRTPDAREKNIGWRLDYWLSSASLRPAITSCRIRDDVRGSDHCPVEVVVQP encoded by the coding sequence ATGAAACTCTCCACCTGGAACGTCAACGGCATCCGTGCCTCCCTCAATAAAGGCCTGCGTGAATACCTGCTGAGCCATGATGCGGATGTGATCTGCCTCCAGGAAACCAAGGCGGAAGAAGCGCAGGTGGATCTCAGTTTCCTCACCGGTTATCAGGCCATCTGGAACAGTGCCGAAAAGAAAGGTTACTCAGGCACCTGCATCCTCAGTCGAGTGCCGTGGAAGAGCCCTTCATTAGGCATGAGCTTGGCCGATCATGATCGCGAAGGGCGGATGATTACCGTGGAGTTTCCTGACTTTTATTTGGTCACGGTTTATACACCAAACAGTCAGGCGAAGCTGGCCCGTCTGCCCTACCGCCTACAGTGGGATGAGGCCTTCCGCGCCTATCTGAAGGGGCTGGAGAAAAAGAAGCCGGTGCTGAGCTGTGGAGATCTGAACTGCGCTCACAAAGAGATCGATCTGGCCAACCCGAAATCCAATCGCATGAACCCGGGTTTTAGTGATGAAGAGCGTGCGAGCTTTACCCAACACCTGGAGGCAGGGTTTCTGGATGTGTTTCGTGAGTTCGATCCGTCACCAGGTCGCTACACGTGGTGGACTCAACGCACCCCGGATGCGCGGGAAAAGAACATCGGATGGCGTTTGGACTACTGGCTGTCTTCCGCAAGCTTGCGTCCGGCCATCACATCCTGCAGGATTCGGGACGATGTCCGTGGCAGCGACCACTGCCCGGTGGAAGTTGTTGTGCAACCCTGA
- a CDS encoding toxin-antitoxin system YwqK family antitoxin: protein MKPFLLSFLILTAATPLVLRAEDAPKSVAEVTYKELKWEDDVYFLNGQPFTGVAKDKFKSGSLKGEYPFKEGRLHGVVREWWENGQLSTETNFDNGKRHGLNRYWSQSGQLMKEQVYDHDHSVSEKHYEVKD, encoded by the coding sequence ATGAAGCCATTCCTCTTGAGTTTTCTGATTTTGACGGCCGCTACTCCCCTAGTTTTGAGGGCTGAGGACGCGCCGAAATCGGTCGCGGAAGTGACCTATAAAGAGCTGAAGTGGGAGGATGATGTGTATTTCCTCAATGGCCAACCCTTTACCGGCGTAGCGAAGGATAAATTCAAGAGTGGCAGCCTGAAAGGGGAGTATCCCTTCAAAGAAGGCCGCTTGCATGGGGTGGTGAGGGAGTGGTGGGAAAACGGTCAGCTCTCCACTGAGACGAACTTTGACAATGGCAAGCGCCACGGGCTGAACCGTTATTGGTCCCAGTCAGGCCAGCTCATGAAGGAGCAGGTCTATGATCATGACCACTCTGTCAGTGAGAAGCACTACGAGGTGAAGGACTGA
- a CDS encoding MarR family winged helix-turn-helix transcriptional regulator produces MRQERPITQAQYEHLATFRFAMRQFLRFSETAAQEAGVTPQQHQALLAIKGFSVAGRMTVGELAERLQITHHSAVGLVDRMVTEHLVTRQTDPVDRRRVHVVLTRRGERVLEKLSYAHRDELRRIGPGMRELLDRLNVEQGG; encoded by the coding sequence ATGCGCCAGGAACGCCCGATCACCCAGGCTCAATATGAGCACCTAGCTACCTTCCGGTTTGCCATGCGCCAGTTTCTTCGGTTCAGTGAAACGGCTGCTCAGGAGGCCGGTGTCACACCGCAGCAGCACCAGGCCTTGTTGGCCATCAAGGGCTTTTCTGTGGCCGGTCGCATGACGGTGGGTGAGCTGGCAGAACGTCTCCAGATCACGCATCACAGTGCCGTGGGGCTTGTGGATCGGATGGTGACGGAACATCTCGTGACACGACAGACTGACCCTGTGGATCGCAGACGTGTGCATGTGGTGCTGACACGGCGCGGAGAGCGCGTGCTGGAGAAGCTCTCCTATGCTCATCGCGACGAGCTCCGACGCATCGGGCCTGGAATGCGTGAGTTGCTGGATCGCTTAAACGTCGAGCAAGGGGGATGA
- a CDS encoding CvfB family protein yields MLALGQINPLPVLRSTPQGVYLGGGENEEILLPTRYVPRGTQLDDVLEVFVYRDSEDRLIATTERPLAMVGEFAALKVVSVNRNVGAFLDWGLPKDLMLPFREQADPIYAGDKVLVYVMVDERSHRIIATTKLNRYLSKQPPRYRPKQPVSLVIVNRTPLGYNAIVENAHQGLLYHNQVGATLEPGQKLKGFVSAIRPGGKIDLSLDAAGYQRVASLTDQILDALKAAGGRLDYDDDTAPEVIRQQFDCSKKAFKQALGALFRQRRIQFTNPGISLVDLRVAGDSEWTPGEGKK; encoded by the coding sequence ATGCTCGCCCTTGGTCAAATCAATCCACTCCCCGTTCTCCGCAGCACGCCTCAGGGCGTTTACCTGGGAGGAGGGGAGAATGAAGAGATCCTGTTGCCGACTCGCTATGTCCCTCGCGGCACCCAGCTGGATGACGTCCTGGAGGTCTTCGTTTACCGCGACTCGGAGGATCGGCTGATCGCTACCACCGAGCGACCTCTGGCTATGGTGGGAGAGTTCGCTGCGCTGAAGGTGGTGAGCGTGAACCGCAATGTGGGGGCCTTTCTCGATTGGGGCCTGCCCAAGGATCTGATGCTGCCGTTCCGTGAGCAGGCAGACCCCATTTATGCGGGCGATAAGGTCTTGGTTTACGTTATGGTGGATGAGCGCTCGCATCGCATCATCGCAACGACGAAGCTGAATCGTTACCTCAGCAAACAACCGCCGCGTTATCGTCCCAAGCAACCCGTGTCGCTGGTGATCGTCAACCGCACCCCTTTAGGTTACAATGCCATCGTGGAGAATGCTCACCAGGGTCTGCTTTACCATAACCAAGTCGGCGCGACTTTGGAGCCTGGGCAGAAGCTCAAGGGCTTTGTCTCCGCCATTCGGCCCGGAGGTAAGATCGACCTCAGTCTGGATGCGGCGGGGTATCAAAGAGTGGCTTCTTTGACCGACCAGATCCTGGATGCCTTGAAGGCCGCAGGTGGGCGCTTGGATTATGACGATGACACGGCTCCAGAGGTGATTCGTCAGCAGTTCGATTGCAGTAAAAAGGCCTTCAAGCAGGCGCTCGGAGCTTTGTTCCGTCAGCGTCGCATCCAGTTTACCAACCCGGGCATCTCGCTGGTGGATCTACGCGTGGCAGGCGATAGCGAATGGACGCCGGGGGAGGGGAAGAAGTAA
- a CDS encoding ThuA domain-containing protein: MIRRRTLLASLLATLPLGSCLAAEDYLTYAPSGPSINKHVVLLAGDEEYRSEEAMPMLARLLTERHGFKTTVLFSVGADGGVDPTAGGSLTHPEALDSADAIVMLIRFRKWNEETLARFDAAIKRGVAVVALRTSTHAFSGIPKDSAYVSWNWNNEGGWGKKVLGETWVSHWGKHKFEATQAVIESANASDPVLQGVTDIFGTSDVYEAYPAADAKILLRGKVLTGMTPDTAAASHVKARASDKQEQAVNEPMMPIAWTRVVKNDAGTENKILCTTMGAATDLTNESLRRLVVNGVYWGLGMDVPAKADVTLVGDYNPTAYGFNGFKKGLKISDLK, translated from the coding sequence ATGATTCGTCGTCGCACACTCCTTGCTTCTCTCTTGGCCACCCTGCCTCTGGGCTCCTGCCTTGCCGCAGAAGATTACCTCACCTATGCGCCTTCGGGCCCGAGCATCAACAAGCACGTCGTGCTGCTGGCAGGGGATGAAGAGTATCGCAGTGAGGAAGCCATGCCCATGCTGGCGCGCCTGCTCACAGAGCGTCACGGTTTTAAGACCACCGTGCTGTTTTCCGTGGGTGCGGATGGTGGGGTGGACCCGACGGCTGGCGGTAGCCTGACCCATCCGGAGGCGCTGGACAGTGCCGATGCCATCGTCATGCTGATTCGTTTCCGTAAATGGAATGAAGAGACGCTGGCCAGGTTTGATGCGGCCATCAAGCGTGGCGTGGCGGTGGTGGCGCTGCGCACGAGCACGCATGCCTTCTCCGGTATTCCCAAGGATAGTGCTTATGTCTCCTGGAACTGGAACAATGAGGGTGGCTGGGGCAAAAAGGTGCTGGGTGAAACCTGGGTGAGCCACTGGGGTAAACACAAGTTTGAAGCGACCCAAGCGGTCATCGAAAGCGCCAATGCCAGCGATCCGGTGCTGCAAGGTGTGACGGATATCTTTGGCACCAGCGATGTCTATGAAGCCTATCCGGCTGCCGATGCGAAGATCCTGCTGCGTGGCAAGGTGCTGACGGGCATGACCCCCGACACGGCGGCTGCCAGCCATGTGAAAGCCCGAGCCTCCGATAAGCAGGAGCAGGCGGTAAATGAGCCGATGATGCCCATCGCCTGGACTCGGGTGGTAAAGAACGACGCTGGCACGGAGAATAAGATCCTCTGCACCACCATGGGCGCTGCGACGGACCTGACCAACGAAAGCCTGCGCCGCCTCGTGGTGAATGGCGTTTACTGGGGCCTGGGCATGGATGTCCCCGCTAAGGCTGACGTGACGCTGGTGGGCGATTACAATCCGACCGCCTATGGGTTCAATGGCTTCAAGAAGGGCCTCAAAATCTCTGATCTGAAGTAA